Part of the Pieris brassicae chromosome 11, ilPieBrab1.1, whole genome shotgun sequence genome, CTTTTACCCTTAGCGCATTCCCTTATTGGTGCTGAGTCGATATACAGAGCTTTGCCACACTGAAAAGTTAAGTGATTGataagtttcatttattttgcttttCTGTCATTagaataacttattaaaataatatgtctaTATAAAGTTCATTCAGGAAAAGTCGATCGGTAAATTGTGTTGCTGAATAGTCACGACCgcgcaaaataaattacaaatgtatGAACAGtagttaaactaaaaataatgactattttataattctataCAGCATCAGAGTGGCATCAGCTTGCGTATTTTTGCGAACTCCTACTGGGCGAAAGTAGATTTTCTACGTACTACTGTGTAGTATGAGCACGTAGAAAGtctacggtgaaggaaaacatcgtgaggaaaccggaatgccttagacccaaaaaatcgacggcgtgtgtcaggcgcaGAAGACTATACCTACTTACTTGTATATTAGAaagaaacaaatgatcacgaaaaaaaaagaaatctgaggctcactagactttaaaatgttgtagcgccattggtttcatttttttgaaattcaatttataattctactggatctttaacaaattaatttactagGTTAAGAAGTCGTACCTTGTCAGCAGAGTTATCATCAGAACCTTGATTGCTGTGGGAATACTTCATTATGCAAATATTATACCTCAAAGCACGAGTATTGGACTTCACAATATCCAGCGCACACGCATGTAACTTGTTCCCGTAGCATTCCTTAGGGCAATGATGGCAAGTGAAATTGATGTTGTTATTATCTtaaactgttattattttttaatggttttaaaCCATACAAAAATTAAGTCTATAGTAGACTTACTAAAGTGACCCCGGTGTCTCATATATACTATGTGGTATTGGAGTCAATATctgtgtatgtttttaaaagaattatataattgtgGCTGTCGTTTACTTAAATTTcaggttagttattgttaatCGAACACTCTTAGTGCTAAGTGGACAAAACATTTCGGATTTTTGAGTCATAGATCGCGCTGCCTCGACTAATATAATGACTTTCTTATACTTATATAGGCATTATCATAGCGAAAAGTATATATCGAGGTATCTTCCTATTTTTGCTAAAACCAGGCTAATTTCTTATGTGTCGAATGATCGCCATAGTGGACAAAAGACCTcgaaaatacaattatttgtacTTTTTAAGGATCTACAAATGAATACACGTCCTGCAACGTACACGagagtaatttatatatatatagatataatagtAACTCAAACttttaaagagttttattaCTAATCTTCGATAgatttagtaattataacaCTACGTATCCTAAAAtgctattaatttaaatttaacaaaccaataaattattaaggtgTCAATTCATCATCAAATTATTGGCAATGACTAATCCttcatgaaatattaaattattttgttaatttaaaacggCATTTAACCAAGCTCATAATAGCTCATTTTTAAACTGCCCGAAATTGTGTTCTTTACTTCAGATTAATTCAAAAACTAATTGACCGttcgaaataaattatttctaaataaataaactatatttattttataagtttccTGTCATGGACCGGGACAGGCCGATAgtacattataattacattcttGTTTTGAAATATCACATATTccgtacaaaatattattctctCAATGGTGTTCGAACAAGCTTTGAATAAAGTACATAGATATGTTTGAAGTACCTAAAAAGCTTTGATCGAATAAGTCCTATTTAAAACTCCCACACCTACCTGATTTGAATCTTCTTCAGAATCATTATCCAACGGCCTATCGAAGTCGGGACCGGCATCATAGTAGTCTGGAGATAAACACACCTTTAAAACCTTGCACGTATGGTTAGTACATATCACCTTGCACGTATACTGTGTTCTATACTGTGTATAGAATCAACTCATAGGTACATAACAATAATACCTTTTATAAAGTgacataaattatgtataaaaaactatTAGCGAACGTTATCAacgttttttatacaaaaaaaagttgtaaGATTAAAAGTATAGAGTATCATTGAAATGGAACTAGTAAATCAGTCCGgatctgaaatttaaaaaaaaacatacttttaatatataactgGTAGTATTCCAATGGCAATATGTTTGAGCTCTTatagaacaaaacaaaagttataaTGGGATTATGATCCTGTTATTGACAATGTCTTTCGTAACCCCTTTACGTCAAggattattttacattacttaAAACGAGCATACCCAAACTAAAAGCTTTACACTTCACCGTTAcaccaataaaaataacaattacaattaacttcatgttaattattaacatgtaACAATCTTTAATACATCAAAAAATCATACTTATATATCAAAACTAATATTACGCAAAtaagtagaaatatttaagCACACATAAcgttttattgtttctttaaataattcgaATTTCAGACGCGTGTTGAATACttccatataaatatttatattataacgatTAACGTATTCGTTGCCTACTTTTATTGGACTAAAATACCTTATATGTAATTGCCACTTCACTtgagtttattataaagttcatAGCGTATAATATAATCTACTTATGCgctataataaacatattgatTTAGCTAGGGTCATCATTATACTTAGTATGTCGAGGGAGATCAGAGACAAGACTACAACTATGTGAAGTCTGACTAAATTTATCTAAGGGTCTTTAATCATAATCAAACCATATCGATTGGTGAGATAAGTGATCGTAATAACTTTTCTGCTCAACTGTCCTAAGCGAAGGCAACGGTACGTATCTATTACctttagatattatatatcaaaGTTTTACAGTTTATCGAAATGTTTGTTCTGATCCTTAAATTACATTAGTCTTTGGAAAGTCCAACACATTACGTAATACGGATTTATGTTTGATTTTACCCGATCCAAAATATGGCTTAAAATAGCAATATTGGTTAAGGAAAATTACTTACGTTATTGAACAGTACTATCGTAAATCTACATAAAACCGACACACGTCAGCTCGAATAAATATCAACAATAGAAAACATTCTCCATCCTTTATGATAAAGCCTCGTTTAATATCCTTTGCCAAACTTCGTAGCTATCTTTACATAAGTGCAAAGTATACCTCTTAAAAGCCTGGTTGTAAAGTCTGAAAGGATGTTCAGGTATGGACAGAATTTCGATGATTATACTCAAGTACTTGTGTCGGCTCCATCATTGTTCGCCCAAGCACCAGCTATGAATGGCTCTAGTTACAAGGATTTAGCTAGACGTTTGCACCATGATCGTATAACTTTGTAAGCGCGGCCCTTTCACAcacagtttaataaaattacaactaAAATCCTTTTAGCAATTAAGCTGCCAGATTCTGTTTGAGCTCACGCTTTTTTTTGATCTTTTTAATTCTCACAAAGGCAAATTACTTTAGAATACTTGTTATTTTTCaccttaattaatatatggATTTATAATGGCGAAATATACATTTCGCCATTAGTtcgaaatatacatatatagtttaCGAGTCGTTAGTCTAAACTCCAGGTGGTATAACTTTGCTACAAAGTGGAAGAGAAATTAAGTTAGTCCATTGCAGATACCAAACGTATACTGCACGGTAGAGTATGCAAATATTGTACCAGTTTGAAagtttagaatattataatattgtattaaattattagtaaactTATCAAGGACAAGAAGCTTTTGCATGCTCaatatacaacaaataaacaataacataCTTTAAGATCAAGCTCTTTCTAGGTTTCTAGTCCGTTTAATTTGCAAATTtacgaattatttattaattattagatgTACAATAATGAAATCACTCAATGcttgtaacaataaaaatgcttTTCAAACCATAAGGTTGTAATGCTGTCTTGATGCTAGAATGCATCGATGGCTCCATGTTGTTTGAAGATAACTTCACTTTAATaagatatttcaaatttacaaatgaaaggaaaataaaaattcaacacCACATAATTGCATTTTCATTTCGCTTTACGGACGATACAGATGTAGCGAAGCAATGAAACCTATAAGCAAATATTATTACGGGAGCAGATCtgaaaaattcaatttcagACGTGATCTATCTCCGGAGTTGATCATGCTTTCCAATACTGATTccagtgtatttttttattcgaaatttgtgattatttttcaatttcaatagGTTTCTGAAATCTATAGATTTTTGATCACTGATTGATGGCCTGTTACCTTGTATTGCGTTATACCATGTGAAACCTCGATATTGATCGAAAACGGGTTCTCACAGCTAATTTCCTGTCTAGGAGATAAGTTCCGTAGAGTCATTTCCAACTACGGAATATGTATCGTAGTTGGAAAGACCTTGATTTGGAGATGCTTTGTTGACAATTTTCTTCTACATAAACctgacaataaaatttatttaatcatattgGTAACTttttacacttatgaacgtcaatatttaacaaaaggaAGATTAAGTACAAATGAGAAATATCGTTGATGGCCgctatattatttgtatttttttttatttatcttaatttaacaGGTAAGTATTACGATCAAGTCAGAATTTTACTTGTATTTACGTGTACAATATGATATCAATATATCCAAACCACCGcactaaatacaaatttaaaccaTAATAtggtttaatttgtattttgaatCTAAATGCCGCTATCCAAGTAATGagatttaatttcaattagaGCCAGGCTCGAAATCAACTCTGCCTCGAAGCCTTGAAGCGCCCCTAATGGCATGATTtacattcatttttattaacgtAAACAGATAATGAAACGGAAAGCGAAAATTTCTAATGGACAATTAATATTTCCACAAAGCCTGTTACAATATGTTgagcattttattaaaatatagaaacgtACGAATTGCAGTATATAAGATAATGTGCCGTATTAAGGCTATggttttttagttaaattaattagtggTTTCAGCCTTTGGGAACACTCTCAGCCCACTAGCTTTGCGACTCAAAATGTGTCATGGCGTCCGAAATGAAAATCTTCCAGCCGTTTCTATCAAACCTTCCAAACATACAGTTCTGCGTTTCATCCTCCAAATCTTCCTTCAGTGTAAAACTTCTGATAATATGCTGCATGcagaattatttttgtctaaTGCCTGGTAAGGATTGATACCCACAACTATACAACACTCTTTTCGACATGCTGGACTTTGTACCAATTCTACGATTCATGATGTGGAAACAGAACCTGAGTTTGATAGCGCCGACGTCTTTCCATTAACCGAGTGGATTCAGATTCCCTGAACAGTTCAACATGGCAGGTTAACGCCAAATCTTCAAACTCCCATCGAAGTAGACAACTGCCTGCTTACAACGGCTTCACTCACAGACAAATAAAATTGGATTCAGTAAGAAACACTGAGGATTGAGAACAAGGTGATAAAGAAAATTCTACTACTTCCTTTATCACCAAAATGCCTTGATATCGTAGGATAAAataggtaaaaaaatacaacgaATTTACTGGTGCAGCCAAAGACAtcagacaaaaataaaatactatacgCAATagcattcaaataaaattcttttttatgtacataactAATAACGCTAGTCTGAAATAAACGTTTTCCTTTTTCCAATTCAgatttttcttctctccatttaacgacGTATGCATAAAATGCACAGTCCCATCAGTGTCATTATATAGAGTTTaaactgtataaatattagaaaactCTCATATTACGAAACCGATTAACAGATTTTTCgtataaagtgaatataaaaccgtttataataatatcgtgaagttttaaaatattggagaaaattaaatgttacgtTTATTACGAGATACACCCTAATTTTTCCGGAACGCTTTCGACATCTCATGTAAAATTTAGCTCTCCATCTTCGGTTAATATCGTGAAGATATTATTTGCGTTTAACTTAAAACTTAGCGCAAGTTAAAAGGTGTAGATCCGAGAACATGTGGCCGCATTTCAATGTTTTATTCATCTCGTTATGATTCGAATAAATATTCTTGCTTCGTCTAGACAATCGCTGAATCTATTCTGAAATGTACAAACCCTATATCAAGCCTTCATAGATTGTGTAGAATTATTGCCATCATATCTTGTTAAATTGGCGGAAAATTTTGGCTTTTCAAATCTCCAAATGggcaataaatatttcatgaggctttatataaacattgcTTTTGAGTATCAGCACGCTTACGCTAAGTAAGTTTTTATCGCGTAAAAAAATGTCTTGTATTAAATAGaccataatatatgtatactcGGTGGCCAAAAAGTCGTGGAGCAACTGAGAGTTAGATGAGGTGATCAGCTGCAAAAAAATGTTCTACGGGAGGTCCTTAAGCTCAGCCCCTCAGCAAAGTTATAATTTCTTTAGCGAATATTCGAGAAAATCTATACCTGTatctttttcataattttcccTGAGTTTAAACACGTTATTTATGGTAGACTAATGGtgtatagaatttattaagttttacgaaaaaaaattactcgaatcaaaactttttaattacttcgGTAAAGTACTTATGCTTATTttcgtattaaatatatattatttctgaaATATATTCTGAGTATACTTTTAGTTGGTGCGAAAGTAGATTGGACGTTCGACACATTTCTTTgacgagaaataataaaacagactCAGAATTTGGTATACGAGCGGTTCCGACTGTTGGAATAGATTTggaaatagttattttaattttggtaTACACTGACGTCAATTTACCACAGCGctagattatttatattacagatTGAAGCgaaaattttctaaaaagCTTTGGACATAAAAAGTGTAACTATTCTACatctttattttcttatgtgttaaagaaaactgataaactaaaaaatataagagaaactgttttattattccCTGAATTATTCCTAGTAGGCATGTTATTCCTAGTAGTTTAAATCAGAagtattaatagtaaaaacaataattattatgattaataatcACCTATACAACCAAGAACAACAACCAATCCTGTCAAATACAAActactgaaataaataatttaagctaCTGCGAGCCGAAAATCTGTTcagcaatattaaaaaatggtttaataacatcaaaaatCTATAAGTTATTGAACCCAGCGTTCAAATAGACTTATCGGCTAATTCAAGCTTGAATCCCGGCTGGGTCGACTACCCCGCCATTTTTGTATACTAAATGAACTTTGAATCCACTTTAAGAAAATTCTAAGTTGAAATTTATTGTTCCATCATGACTTAA contains:
- the LOC123716327 gene encoding uncharacterized protein LOC123716327, coding for MKLIVIVIFIGVTVKCKAFSLDYYDAGPDFDRPLDNDSEEDSNQECYGNKLHACALDIVKSNTRALRYNICIMKYSHSNQGSDDNSADKCGKALYIDSAPIRECAKGKRGTELLKYYGEEIIKANLKHVSHIQINGVKNDGKHFMRNVCAAFAEPPTECQDIL